Proteins encoded in a region of the Hirundo rustica isolate bHirRus1 chromosome 10, bHirRus1.pri.v3, whole genome shotgun sequence genome:
- the KLHL6 gene encoding kelch-like protein 6 isoform X2 gives MFCNDLREKYEEKIILKGVDAETMNILLDYTYTSKMLITKQNVQKVLEAASLFQFLRMVDACASFLTEALQPENCVGILRLADAHSLHSLKQQVQNYIIQNFTQVLNYEEFLELPADILCSTLKSDELYVTEEAQVFETVMNWVRYKESERFSLLPYVLENVRLPLLDPWYFVETVEADQLIRQCPDVFPLLQEARMYHLSGNEIITERTKPRMHEFQSEVFMIIGGCTKDEKFVAEVTCLDPLRRSRLEVAKLPITEQEPENENKKWVEFACITLKNEVYISGGKETKHDVWKYNASINKWIQIEYLNIGRWRHKMAVLGGKVYVIGGFDGMQRINSMEAYDPFHNCWSEAAPLMVNVSSFAAASYKKRLYVIGGGPNGKLATDKTQCYDPATNAWSLRAAMPVEAKCINAASFRDHIYVVGGAMKALYSYSPQEDTWCLVTQFTHERASCGISPCNNKLFITGGRDEKNEVIATVLCWDPETQKLTEECVLPRGVSHHGSVTLRKSYTPIRKIVPGAVSV, from the exons ATGTTCTGCAATGATTTAAGAGAGAAATATGAGGAGAAGATCATACTAAAAGGAGTTGATGCAGAAACCATGAATATACTCTTGGACTACACCTACACCAGCAAGATGCTCATCACAAAGCAAAATGTACAGAAAGTCTTGGAAGCTGCCAGCCTCTTTCAG TTCCTGCGCATGGTAGATGCTTGTGCCAGTTTTCTCACCGAAGCACTCCAGCCGGAGAACTGCGTTGGCATCCTGAGGCTGGCTGATGCCCACTCCCTGCACAGCCTCAAACAACAAGTGCAGAACTACATTATCCAGAACTTCACCCAGGTCCTGAACTACGAGGAGTTCCTGGAGCTGCCGGCAGACATCCTGTGCAGCACGCTCAAGAGTGATGAGCTCTACGTCACGGAGGAGGCGCAGGTGTTCGAAACCGTGATGAACTGGGTCCGTTACAAGGAGTCGGAAAGGTTTTCTCTCCTGCCGTACGTGTTGGAGAATGTCCGGCTGCCCCTCTTGGACCCTTGGTATTTTGTAGAGACTGTTGAAGCTGATCAACTCATTAGACAGTGTCCAGATGTCTTTCCTTTGCTCCAAGAAGCAAGAATGTACCACCTGTCAGGCAATGAG ATTATTACAGAAAGAACCAAGCCCAGGATGCACGAGTTCCAGTCTGAGGTGTTTATGATCATAGGGGGCTGTACAAAAGATGAGAAGTTTGTAGCAGAAGTGACTTGCTTGGATCCTTTGAGGCGAAGCCGTCTGGAAGTAGCAAAACTACCTATCACAGAGCAGGAGCCGGAGAATGAGAATAAAAAATGGGTGGAGTTTGCATGCATTACTCTAAAAAATGAAGTCTACATATCGG GTGGCAAAGAAACAAAGCATGATGTCTGGAAATACAACGCCTCCATCAACAAATGGATACAAATTGAGTATCTCAATATTGGGCGCTGGAGACATAAAATGGCAGTGTTGGGTGGCAAAGTGTATGTCATTGGGGGCTTCGATGGCATGCAGAGAATCAACAGCATGGAGGCCTATGATCCCTTTCATAACTGCTGGTCAGAG GCCGCTCCCCTGATGGTCAACGTGAGTTCCTTTGCAGCAGCCAGCTACAAGAAGAGGCTGTACGTGATCGGGGGAGGCCCCAACGGGAAGCTGGCCACGGACAAGACGCAGTGCTACGACCCCGCCACCAACGCGTGGAGCCTCAGGGCTGCCATGCCCGTGGAGGCCAAGTGCATCAACGCCGCCAGCTTCAGGGACCACATCTATGTGGTGG GTGGGGCAATGAAAGCTCTCTACTCCTACAGCCCCCAGGAGGACACATGGTGCCTTGTGACTCAGTTCACCCACGAGAGAGCCAGCTGTGGCATTTCTCCTTGCAACAACAAGCTGTTTATCACCGGCGGCCGAGATGAAAAGAACGAAGTCATTGCAACAGTGCTCTGCTGGGACCCTGAAACTCAGAAGCTGACAGAAGAGTGTGTCCTGCCCCGGGGGGTGTCTCACCACGGCAGCGTTACCCTCAGGAAGTCTTACACTCCCATCCGTAAGATTGTGCCCGGGGCAGTTTCTGTCTGA